A region of the Deltaproteobacteria bacterium genome:
GTTCTTCTCCGATCCACACAGAATCATAGCCAAGTTTCTCGGATAAAATGATCAGGTCGAGAGCGTCACGATAATACTTGACTTCATCTTGTCGATCGCGGAAGAAATCAAACAGAGAGAATAAGCCAAATTCCACAGGGAGCTCCTCTAGGACAAGTAGTCAATAGTCAGCATTCAGTAGTCAGTAGTTTTTGACCCTGGACTCTAGACGCTGGACGTTTTCAATGTTTGTCCAAACACATCCAGGCTCAACCGCACGACGGTGTCAAACCCTTGCGTGTAGGTTTCGTAATGAGAAATGCCCGGCAAGATGTGCAATTGCTTGGGCTCTTGTGCTTTCTCATAGAGGCTGACGCATTCCTCAAAGCCAGTGAGGTAATCCAACTCTGCTCCAATGATCAGGAGCGGGCGTGGCGCAATCTGGGCGACGACGGCTTCAGGTGAGTATGACATGATGTCGTCCGCTGTTTCGAGTGGCATTTCTGTCTTGAGGGAGGCAATTGCTCCACCGCCGCTGTAGACTTTTTCTTCCGCTGGTGTGGGAATGAGGATTTCGTACGCATCAACGTATTCTGACTTGCCCGTGAGTACGCGTCGTTCACGATCCTTCTCAACGCGTTTACGCAATGCCCAATACTCCCACAAGCGGCGACTGTTGCGCATCCAACGATCGCCATCTCCGAACCCAACGATACTTACGATGGCCTTCGTCCGTGCATCAGCCGCACCAGCAGAGATGACATTCGCGCCCCCGTAGCTAATGCCAAACAGCGCAATCCGATTGGCATCAATCTCTGGCTGCATGCCGAGGAACGTTGTGGCATTGATGATGTCTTCATCGCGTTCACGCGAGATCAGCCGATTCTTGGCTCCCTCGCTATCGCCAAACCCGCGATAATCAAAAATGAATGCGGCATAGCCATGCTGCACAAAAGTCCGGGCAAATTCTGGCAAGACGACTTTACGATTGGCGCGTAAGCCATGACAACACAGCACTGTGGGGAGCTTCTCTCCAGAGCGGATATTGTCCGGAAAATAAAACGTGCCAAAGAGTTTGAATCCGGCACTATAAAAGGTGACGTCTTTTTCCATAGAACACCCTCCTTCTTTGGGGTGAGGCCGATTATTCTTTCAGGTCGCGGGCAATGTCAACGGTTTCTTGTCCGTTTTGCTCCTTTTGCTTGTGTTGGTTCTTTTGGTGGAGGAGGCGGTGGAGCGAAAATGCGAGCGACTTTTTGCTGTGCATCGGTAACGTAGGTCGCGGCATCTTCGGCGAGCAGGAGACGCTGTGTTTGCAGGTCTTTCGCGACCTGTTTAATACGCGTGATGTATGACTTTTTTGAGTAACGTTCAGTGAGAGAGAGACGAGGATCACATGCCAGGTTCCGTTGCCGTTTGGCATAGGCAAAAGGAATAAACTGTCCGAGGTTCCCACACATCTCTCCGGCAACGTCGGCTCGGACTGCCCAGCCAGTGTGGGTTCCTAAGGGAACAGCAATGTCGGGCAGCACGATGCCAGAAAGATCGTTACCGTCGGCATTGGTTTTGGGAACGAAGGTTGGGTATTGCGTCTGGGGGTTTTTC
Encoded here:
- a CDS encoding alpha/beta hydrolase, translated to MEKDVTFYSAGFKLFGTFYFPDNIRSGEKLPTVLCCHGLRANRKVVLPEFARTFVQHGYAAFIFDYRGFGDSEGAKNRLISRERDEDIINATTFLGMQPEIDANRIALFGISYGGANVISAGAADARTKAIVSIVGFGDGDRWMRNSRRLWEYWALRKRVEKDRERRVLTGKSEYVDAYEILIPTPAEEKVYSGGGAIASLKTEMPLETADDIMSYSPEAVVAQIAPRPLLIIGAELDYLTGFEECVSLYEKAQEPKQLHILPGISHYETYTQGFDTVVRLSLDVFGQTLKTSSV